In a single window of the Elaeis guineensis isolate ETL-2024a chromosome 4, EG11, whole genome shotgun sequence genome:
- the LOC105043969 gene encoding uncharacterized protein: MVGIFSRFSGGRSGHRRAKSAIEVGQTVAPNAEVPASAPLTAAHGIEVAVQIKPVEHPIEPLNHDQPVKCPLPEPSILNDGRIWKERISSAGTRMRTDLPVVKDRSHLESRDGGTKPQSEPPRRAILPSMSAPEHNIIALLEECSVSENWTAGE, translated from the exons ATGGTGGGGATCTTCTCTCGCTTCTCCGGCGGCCGGAGCGGCCACCGGCGGGCGAAGAGCGCGATC GAGGTTGGGCAAACGGTGGCACCTAATGCAGAGGTACCAGCTTCTGCACCTCTTACTGCGGCCCATGGAATTGAAGTAGCAGTTCAAATTAAGCCAGTTGAGCACCCAATCGAGCCTCTCAACCATGACCAACCTGTTAAATGCCCACTACCAGAACCTTCAATACTTAAT GATGGAAGAATATGGAAGGAGCGGATCTCTTCTGCAGGCACAAGAATGAGGACTGACTTACCAGTTGTGAAGGACAGATCGCATCTTGAATCCAGAGATGGTGGAACGAAGCCCCAATCTGAACCACCTAGACGGGCCATATTACCATCCATGAGTGCCCCTGAACATAATATCATAGCTCTGCTGGAAGAATGCAGTGTATCTGAAAACTGGACTGCTGGTGAATGA